Proteins from one Longimicrobiaceae bacterium genomic window:
- the rpsO gene encoding 30S ribosomal protein S15: MATIDRDAVITKYQAHETDRGSTKVQIALLTARINHLTGHFRAHKKDHHSRQGLLKMVGQRRRLLTYLKKNDLEGYRALIADLGLRH; this comes from the coding sequence CGCGACGCAGTCATCACCAAGTACCAGGCCCACGAGACCGACCGTGGCTCCACCAAGGTGCAGATCGCGCTCCTGACGGCGCGCATCAACCACCTGACGGGCCACTTCCGGGCGCACAAGAAGGACCACCACTCCCGCCAGGGGCTCCTTAAGATGGTGGGCCAGCGCCGCCGGCTCCTGACGTACCTGAAGAAGAACGACCTGGAGGGCTACCGCGCCCTCATCGCCGACCTCGGTCTGCGCCATTGA